A part of Vulcanisaeta moutnovskia 768-28 genomic DNA contains:
- a CDS encoding HepT-like ribonuclease domain-containing protein: MAFRNIVVHQYAVVDLEITRRIIANREYRRVTELARKIASRVNDP, encoded by the coding sequence TTGGCCTTCAGGAATATCGTCGTTCATCAATACGCAGTGGTCGACCTCGAAATAACCAGGAGAATAATCGCGAATAGAGAGTACAGGAGAGTCACGGAGCTCGCCAGGAAGATTGCCAGTAGGGTGAACGACCCATAA
- a CDS encoding nucleotidyltransferase domain-containing protein, with amino-acid sequence MNIVNTERMRDLNLFPWQEFNIEFAILFGSRVGGRVVKGDWDIAVWFNDINGYADLLVSLARFLDVREELIDLVPLNYRLPCQLIIEILRHKPIYVRDTEKYLEIRFRLQNPCIDFFISMKKLGLGEAPWPL; translated from the coding sequence ATGAATATAGTCAATACTGAGAGAATGCGGGACTTAAATCTATTTCCCTGGCAGGAATTTAACATCGAATTCGCAATACTCTTTGGGTCCAGGGTGGGCGGGAGGGTTGTTAAGGGTGATTGGGATATAGCCGTTTGGTTCAACGATATTAATGGTTACGCGGACCTACTGGTATCACTGGCTAGGTTTCTTGATGTTAGGGAGGAATTGATAGACCTCGTACCACTTAATTATAGGCTGCCCTGCCAATTAATAATCGAGATACTCCGCCACAAGCCAATATATGTAAGGGACACCGAGAAATACCTAGAGATCAGGTTCAGGCTTCAAAACCCATGCATCGACTTCTTCATAAGCATGAAAAAGCTGGGCCTCGGCGAGGCGCCATGGCCATTATAG
- a CDS encoding TIGR00266 family protein: protein MINFKIMGNDIQHLYVELGPSDRIYAEGGHLIWKSSSVNIKATTGSGFMAGLKRAITGASFFVLELEGPGAIDIAGFAPGKIVEIDLGGNGVMVEHRAFLAMEPTVNYDVKLVGLGFGWLGGEGLLMARLQGNGRVFLHAIGDALMLELRPGESIDVEAGHVLAFDEGMRVSIRRVGGLRTMLFGEEGLWLAHIEGPGKAWLRTLSRQQMIMGLMPELARVARSA, encoded by the coding sequence ATGATAAACTTCAAGATAATGGGCAACGACATACAGCACCTCTACGTAGAACTAGGACCTAGTGATAGGATATACGCAGAGGGTGGACACTTGATTTGGAAATCCTCAAGCGTTAATATAAAGGCCACAACAGGCAGTGGCTTCATGGCAGGCCTAAAAAGAGCAATCACGGGGGCAAGCTTCTTTGTACTTGAGCTCGAGGGGCCGGGAGCCATTGATATTGCCGGCTTCGCCCCAGGTAAGATTGTGGAGATTGACCTAGGCGGTAATGGCGTCATGGTTGAGCACAGGGCTTTCCTGGCAATGGAACCAACGGTAAATTATGATGTCAAACTCGTCGGCCTAGGTTTTGGATGGTTAGGAGGTGAGGGCCTTCTGATGGCTAGGCTCCAGGGCAATGGTAGAGTATTCCTACATGCCATTGGTGACGCCCTAATGCTTGAGCTTAGGCCTGGGGAGAGTATCGATGTTGAGGCCGGCCATGTACTGGCCTTTGACGAGGGCATGAGAGTCAGCATTAGGCGTGTTGGTGGCTTGAGGACAATGCTCTTCGGCGAAGAGGGTTTGTGGCTAGCCCATATCGAGGGGCCTGGTAAAGCTTGGTTGAGAACATTAAGTAGGCAACAGATGATAATGGGTCTCATGCCAGAGCTCGCTCGAGTCGCTAGGTCAGCGTAG
- a CDS encoding thermopsin family protease, whose translation MKLGDVALVLIVALIAIVMLTSPAFNDLVMTSIKGAINYLIGNATVMPTLITGSVSGPCGSWGLINVNLTNDESLFLEVVNGSYVYLLSGYQLRGWGGGPRAPSNYTWFSSVPGIYVVNPGPGNYSLLVCGNTGVIYRVLNYTAMGVAAYYGPGYGNITTDAVLGFFNITSANIENSTGAAAPGFSLQLNAYVIIEYGDGEEIHWVQDALVIIDDQYWFQGEMDVVNYIGSSRNFIYEQGKCVLGCFETPMSGVLVIAVNSTGYGVVINFGYALLRLGNETFSPRVNWFAHELIPILNATAYIMTSPAEGPYGWPMDTELVIGGPGNGGGVKFRELDAYLSLLYWNGTSWAPYPITYTFGVSTGEYAVNVYVLPISPATAELVTGHNDYQQLSG comes from the coding sequence ATGAAGCTTGGAGATGTTGCCCTGGTGCTTATAGTTGCATTAATTGCGATTGTGATGTTAACAAGCCCGGCGTTTAATGACTTGGTGATGACGAGTATTAAGGGCGCGATTAATTATTTGATTGGTAATGCTACAGTTATGCCGACATTAATCACGGGTTCGGTAAGTGGTCCGTGTGGTTCCTGGGGTCTTATTAATGTCAATTTGACCAATGATGAATCCCTGTTTTTAGAGGTTGTTAATGGGTCGTATGTTTACCTGCTTAGTGGTTATCAATTACGTGGATGGGGTGGTGGGCCTAGGGCTCCCAGTAATTATACCTGGTTTAGTTCTGTGCCTGGTATTTACGTTGTTAATCCAGGTCCTGGAAACTACAGTTTGCTTGTTTGTGGTAATACAGGGGTTATTTATAGGGTTCTTAATTATACGGCCATGGGGGTTGCCGCGTATTACGGGCCAGGTTATGGCAACATCACGACTGATGCGGTCCTTGGTTTCTTCAACATAACCAGTGCCAATATTGAGAACTCCACTGGAGCAGCTGCACCTGGCTTCTCACTTCAGTTGAATGCCTATGTTATCATTGAGTACGGTGATGGTGAGGAGATTCATTGGGTTCAGGATGCCCTAGTTATTATAGATGATCAGTATTGGTTTCAGGGTGAGATGGATGTTGTTAATTACATTGGTTCATCTAGGAACTTCATCTATGAGCAGGGTAAGTGCGTTCTCGGGTGCTTTGAGACACCAATGTCTGGTGTATTAGTAATTGCCGTCAACTCCACGGGCTATGGAGTCGTTATTAACTTCGGCTATGCATTACTACGGCTGGGTAATGAAACCTTTAGTCCCAGGGTTAATTGGTTTGCGCATGAATTAATACCAATACTGAACGCCACGGCATACATAATGACAAGCCCTGCTGAGGGTCCGTATGGTTGGCCCATGGATACTGAGTTAGTGATTGGTGGTCCAGGCAATGGAGGTGGTGTTAAGTTTAGGGAATTGGATGCATACCTATCGTTACTTTATTGGAATGGCACATCGTGGGCTCCATACCCAATAACCTACACCTTTGGTGTGTCCACTGGTGAGTATGCAGTTAATGTTTATGTACTACCCATTAGCCCTGCCACGGCTGAGTTGGTGACTGGGCATAATGATTATCAGCAGTTGAGTGGTTGA
- a CDS encoding TenA family transcriptional regulator, translated as MEPRELLESIRKALEPLNEVIINHPMIRDAEDGRLSMNTIKAFVMNQWYIVNYDLRSLAIALGRARSTAELEFMKMLLDGDYNALHELMKLMRELGIEIKDPLMLDIIPEAVQYTHYLAWLSNYASMPEFVLAIIVNMPVWGQNVVRLGNALRSKYGIRESGFFEAFRGPFTELENKALEVIRGIDDQSIIRAKNMAYIIQNYEKMFWDAIYSVR; from the coding sequence GTGGAACCTAGGGAATTACTCGAAAGCATTAGGAAGGCCCTGGAACCGCTCAATGAGGTGATAATAAATCATCCAATGATTAGGGATGCGGAGGATGGTCGTTTATCTATGAATACCATTAAGGCATTCGTTATGAATCAATGGTATATAGTTAATTACGATCTTAGATCGCTAGCCATAGCCCTAGGCAGGGCTAGAAGCACTGCAGAGCTTGAATTCATGAAGATGCTCCTTGATGGCGATTACAATGCTCTCCATGAATTAATGAAGTTAATGAGAGAGTTGGGGATTGAGATTAAGGACCCATTAATGCTTGATATAATACCGGAAGCCGTGCAGTACACGCATTACCTGGCCTGGCTATCAAACTACGCCAGCATGCCAGAGTTCGTATTGGCAATAATAGTAAACATGCCAGTGTGGGGACAAAACGTAGTTAGGCTCGGCAATGCACTACGTAGTAAGTACGGTATTAGGGAGAGTGGATTCTTCGAAGCCTTTAGAGGACCATTTACAGAGTTAGAGAATAAGGCCCTTGAGGTGATTAGGGGTATTGATGATCAATCAATTATAAGGGCTAAGAACATGGCATATATAATTCAGAATTATGAGAAGATGTTTTGGGATGCCATCTATAGTGTGCGTTAA
- a CDS encoding ATP-binding protein gives MVHQRLCLFGPDGSGKSTLARLLANYVSRDNNVRISWIRGSHMAASLLARFLALFPSMRGADNPYYGISIPRNLRPLWWFLEFISVLPNWFFRFIMPSFYETVIGERGLLDFLVWVCVTTEPVFLRTLWGRATLALSLRHCRNVFIIADLKVLIRRKGREPTARTLPRQWVIYNALARYLNLSRVDTSSSTPIQSLIKLINELNMAKQRQN, from the coding sequence ATGGTCCATCAAAGGCTATGCTTATTTGGGCCAGACGGTTCTGGAAAGAGTACACTCGCCAGGTTATTGGCTAATTACGTGTCCAGGGATAATAATGTGAGGATTTCCTGGATTAGAGGATCGCACATGGCGGCATCACTACTGGCTAGGTTCCTGGCGCTATTCCCAAGTATGAGGGGTGCCGATAATCCTTATTATGGTATTTCAATACCAAGGAATTTAAGACCACTTTGGTGGTTCCTTGAATTCATATCAGTACTACCCAATTGGTTCTTTAGGTTCATAATGCCCAGTTTTTACGAAACCGTGATTGGAGAGAGGGGTCTCCTGGACTTCCTGGTGTGGGTCTGTGTAACCACCGAGCCTGTTTTCCTCAGGACGCTGTGGGGTAGGGCGACGCTGGCGTTGTCGCTTAGGCATTGCAGGAATGTATTCATAATAGCGGATTTAAAGGTCCTAATTAGGCGTAAGGGCCGTGAACCAACCGCAAGGACACTACCGAGGCAGTGGGTCATATATAATGCATTAGCGAGGTACCTAAACCTAAGTAGGGTGGATACGAGCAGTAGCACCCCTATTCAATCATTAATTAAGCTAATAAATGAATTGAATATGGCTAAGCAAAGGCAAAATTAA
- a CDS encoding DUF58 domain-containing protein produces MILLIALIIIFLMAFFISIGYLRPPIIVMLLISVVYILIIALALVVFYLINPLYILSIILSLLQYVITPPLGILLGWSIRTFAQSIKLGLHYIMANMYLIRKLLPITYAIYLTFSSMINPLVLMFSMLALSIEWYFYNKDKFGLALTIFNVLIVLMLPFSAAIGFSVILTVILDSELMRYRYNPWIITASFAASSAFAYILTGFYEAVVLFIPLVYFVFSALAYWLLYLMIDLKIDIKGFLRTIVGNELNYGMIITSKPKVSAIINIDAPRGFKVEPKSSDFRGHAEIKVNATFESSGVYRPRFLIRFVDPRGFINVIREISHPSILVVPRATYLVGTYQRILSGFAGKRLGDVVGIKEYTPGDPIKKIHWAKSIKFDKYVIKLSSNLTSTVIVIANTTNSKILDRLNEALLVVTIQLLNHGVIPKYLVINVLTGKVIRIDWNGNYADLVTKLLSATNSLGVNLIGKSYGTELFAGIRRVYQEDFVKLLSKFHVEVPIILIGEKRFLNDIYNALLRLYGYGGVKSILI; encoded by the coding sequence ATGATATTACTAATTGCATTAATAATTATTTTTCTCATGGCTTTCTTCATATCTATTGGTTATTTAAGACCGCCCATAATCGTGATGTTATTAATATCCGTGGTTTATATACTAATAATTGCATTAGCTCTAGTGGTCTTTTATTTAATAAATCCATTATATATTTTATCAATCATATTATCTCTACTACAATATGTAATAACACCACCGCTGGGTATATTGTTAGGTTGGAGTATACGTACTTTCGCACAATCCATCAAGCTAGGATTACATTATATCATGGCCAATATGTATTTAATTCGTAAGTTATTACCAATAACGTATGCGATTTATTTAACTTTCTCATCAATGATTAACCCGTTAGTCTTAATGTTTTCCATGTTAGCATTATCTATTGAGTGGTATTTCTACAATAAGGATAAATTTGGTCTTGCTCTCACAATATTTAATGTATTAATAGTACTTATGTTACCTTTCTCCGCGGCCATAGGGTTCTCGGTAATATTAACGGTAATACTTGATAGTGAGTTGATGAGGTATCGTTATAATCCATGGATAATAACTGCATCATTTGCTGCGAGTTCAGCGTTCGCATATATATTAACTGGATTTTATGAGGCCGTAGTATTATTCATACCATTAGTCTATTTTGTGTTTTCAGCTCTCGCATATTGGTTGCTATACTTAATGATTGATTTAAAGATCGATATTAAGGGGTTCCTACGGACGATAGTTGGTAATGAGCTTAATTACGGCATGATTATTACATCGAAACCGAAGGTAAGTGCGATTATTAATATAGATGCACCACGGGGTTTCAAGGTGGAGCCAAAATCTTCGGATTTTAGAGGTCATGCTGAGATCAAGGTTAATGCAACCTTCGAAAGTAGTGGCGTATATAGGCCTAGATTTCTCATTAGATTTGTTGATCCCAGGGGATTCATTAACGTCATTAGAGAGATTTCACACCCATCAATACTCGTGGTGCCTAGGGCCACGTATTTAGTCGGTACTTATCAGAGAATACTAAGTGGTTTTGCAGGTAAGAGGTTAGGTGATGTTGTCGGTATTAAGGAGTACACGCCAGGAGACCCTATTAAGAAGATTCATTGGGCTAAGTCGATTAAGTTCGATAAGTACGTAATTAAGTTATCAAGTAATTTAACGAGTACGGTAATAGTAATAGCGAACACAACTAATTCGAAGATACTTGATAGGCTTAATGAAGCCTTGTTGGTAGTTACGATTCAGCTACTTAATCATGGCGTTATACCAAAATACTTAGTAATCAATGTATTAACGGGTAAGGTAATTAGGATCGATTGGAACGGCAATTACGCAGACCTCGTTACTAAGCTACTAAGTGCTACCAACAGTTTAGGTGTCAATCTTATTGGTAAGAGTTATGGAACAGAATTATTTGCGGGAATAAGAAGGGTCTATCAGGAGGATTTTGTTAAACTATTATCAAAGTTCCATGTCGAGGTCCCGATAATACTTATCGGAGAGAAGAGATTCTTGAACGATATCTATAACGCATTACTGAGGTTGTACGGCTATGGTGGTGTTAAGTCCATATTAATATAA
- a CDS encoding AAA family ATPase: protein MSSYKPSDVFPVIKRIIDFIRQIIVGDPQPIFVITATLLAEGHVLITGPIGSGKTTLARSVAKAIGGTFSRVQMSNETLPSDLLGFVVYTREGIANIVKGSIFANVVLLDDINNAPPRTLSALLQAMQEGKVSLDGNVLELPKPHLIIATMNTTEAELGFMPELSLVFLDRFMSNVQTMYVGKYEEKQVIKNSYMIEDMLTTSKLVSPVSLSELLMAMSAVREVYVDDAITDYLLNLVYEIRRDNRVMVPISTRGVISLYRLSQAYALINGRSYVVPDDIKAMAYPALSHRIVIKPEFRDVIRPADVIRDAINRVPVPR from the coding sequence ATGAGTAGTTATAAGCCTTCTGACGTATTCCCTGTGATTAAAAGGATCATAGACTTCATAAGGCAAATTATCGTTGGCGATCCACAGCCAATATTCGTCATTACTGCAACACTACTTGCTGAAGGTCATGTATTAATAACAGGTCCCATAGGCTCTGGTAAGACAACGCTAGCCAGAAGTGTCGCTAAAGCCATAGGTGGCACGTTTAGTAGGGTTCAAATGAGCAATGAGACATTACCCTCAGATCTACTAGGCTTTGTTGTCTATACTAGGGAAGGCATTGCTAATATTGTTAAGGGCTCCATATTCGCCAACGTGGTTTTGTTGGACGATATAAATAACGCACCACCTCGAACTCTCTCAGCCCTTTTACAAGCAATGCAGGAGGGCAAGGTATCCCTTGATGGAAATGTACTTGAATTGCCTAAGCCACACCTAATAATAGCAACAATGAATACCACAGAGGCTGAGCTAGGTTTTATGCCTGAATTATCCTTAGTATTTCTCGATAGATTTATGAGTAATGTGCAAACGATGTACGTTGGTAAGTACGAGGAAAAGCAGGTTATAAAGAATTCATACATGATAGAAGACATGCTCACTACAAGTAAGCTTGTATCTCCGGTAAGTCTTAGTGAGCTTTTAATGGCTATGAGTGCTGTGCGTGAGGTTTATGTTGATGATGCCATTACCGATTATTTACTAAACCTGGTATATGAGATTAGGAGGGATAATAGGGTCATGGTACCGATTAGTACACGTGGTGTCATAAGCCTATATAGACTTAGCCAGGCCTATGCATTAATTAATGGAAGAAGCTATGTCGTGCCAGACGATATTAAGGCAATGGCTTACCCAGCACTTAGCCATAGAATCGTAATTAAACCTGAATTTAGAGATGTGATTAGACCTGCCGACGTTATAAGGGACGCCATAAATAGGGTTCCAGTTCCGAGGTAA